Below is a genomic region from Pseudarthrobacter sulfonivorans.
GCCGGTGGCCGGTTCCAGGATATAGCGCCAGATGTGGCCGTAGAAATGGCGCCAGGCCATGCGCCTGCCTTCCTCGAATTCGGAGACCGTGTTCAGGATTCTGTAGTCCACGGCCATGTTCATTTCCATGCCAAAGCGGGCTCCGAGGCTCAGCCGTTCCGGGCCGCGCGGCTGGGCGCCCTTCACGGTGCCGGAACAGTCAATCGCACTGTGCAGCGCCGGAGTGGCCAGGACTTCAAAGATCACTTCGGGCGGGGCAGCGATGAAGCGTTCGCGGGACACGAGGTATCGGTTGTTCATCCCCCCAGCCTAGGACCACGGGCACCATTGGCAGCGAGCCGGCCAGTGCGGCCGCGGCGGTCCGGTTCCGCACGGGACGCGTGGCGCCACAGCATGGCCGTAGCCTTGACCGCCAAAGTTCGGCTGATATTATCAACAAAGGCAGTATGTCCTATCAAGCGAACATAGTAGGACATGGATTCCCTCCCGGGCCTCGGGCGGGCACCAGCTTCCGGCATGGAACGAGGAATATCCAGTGGCGAATCAACTTGGTCTCATCATCGACCGCTCCTCGCCCGTACCCCTGTACCACCAGGTGGTACAGGGCATCGAGGCCGCCATCCACAGCGGAATCCTGGAACCCGGCAGCCGGCTGGAGAACGAAATCGATCTCGCGGCCCAGCTGAACCTCTCCCGGCCCACCATGCGCAAAGCCATGGACGAACTGGTCCGCTCGGGGCTGCTGGTCCGCAAGCGCGGCGTGGGTACTCAGGTGGTCTCCAGCCAGGTCCGCCGCCCCCTGGAGCTCTCCAGCCTGTTTGATGACCTCTCCAACAACGGCAAGAAGCCCACCACCCAGGTGCTGACCTTCTCCCACATGGAGGCCGACGCTGCGACGCTCGCCACCCTCGAACTGCCGGCCGGCTCCAAGGTGTACCACTTCACCCGCCTGCGCAAAGTGGGCGGCAAGCCCCTTGCCCTGATGGAGAACTGGGTCCGGGACGACATCGCCACCATGGACGAAGCCATGCTGGCCTCTGAGGGCCTCTACGCCATTCTCCGCCGCGGCGGAGTCAACTTCCGCCTGGCCTCGCAACGGATCGGCGCGATGATCGCCAACGACTACCAGGCGCGCCTGCTGGAGGCCGAGGTCAACTCCGCCCTGGTCACCATGGAGCGCACCGCAACGGACGACGCTGGCCGCCGCGTGGAAACCGGACACCATGTGTACCGGGCGGATTCGTACAGCTTTGAAATGACACTCGTACAGCGATAACGCAAGGAATACATCAATGACTAACTGGGTCTATCCCCTGGGCAGCGCCGCCGACGGCGGCTGGGACATCTCGCTCGGAACCTCCGATTCAACCCTGGCCGTGGACGGCTGGGCCCATACGGGCCTGAAGGTGGCCACCTTAACTGCAGGGGCCGACGTCGTTCTCCCGGCAGCGGACGAGGAGCGGATTGTGGTTCCCCTCAACGGCTCCTTCACCGTCTCCGTCGACGGTGAAGACTATGTCCTGGCGGGCCGGGCGTCCGTGTTCCACGGCCCCAGCGACGTGCTGTACTCGGGCACGGGCCGGACCGTCACCATCAGCTCGTCCGACGGCGGACGGGTGGCGGTCGCCACCGCACCGGCAAAGGCCTCCTATCCCACGCGCCTGGTCACGGCGGCGGAGACACCCGTGGAACTGCGCGGGGCCGGCAACTGCTCCCGCCAGGTCCATAACTTCGGCACGCCTGCGGCCCTCGAGGCTGACCGTTTCATCGTGTGTGAAGTCCTCACCCCCGCCGGGAACTGGTCCTCCTACCCTCCGCACAAGCACGATGAGGAAAAGGACGGCGAAACGAACCTCGAGGAGATCTATTACTTCGAGACGCAGGTGGCTGCGGGCTCCGGCGCACCCGCCGACGCCGACGCCATCGGCTACCAGCGCGTCTACGCCTCGGATGAACGTCCCATCGACGTGGCGGCCGAGGTCCGCACGGGCGACGTTGTGCTGGTCCCCTACGGTTGGCACGGCCCCGCCATGGCGGCCCCGGGCTACGACCTGTATTACCTGAACGTGATGGCCGGCCCCGGCCCCGTCCGCGAATGGCTCATCAGCGACGACCCGCACCACGGCTGGGTCCGCCAAAGCTGGGACGGCCAGGACATCGATCCCCGGCTGCCGTTCGGCGCTTAGAGATCAAGCGCTAGAGATCAAGAAAATGCCCCGCCGGAACGGATTCCGGAGGGGCATTTTTCATTGCAGCGGTACGCTCACCTGGCTACGCTGATGGCCACTTTGACCGGGACGCCGGTGGCCAGTGATTCCTGGGCGGCGTCAGCCACGCGGGAAGCGGCCACGGCGTCCTCCGGGGTGCAGGGATTCTCCCGGCGGCCCAGGATCAGCTCCACAAACGCAGCCATTTCCGATCGGTACGCCTGGTCGAAGCGTTCGGCAAAGGTCCTGTGGGATTGCCCGGAGGGAAAGGCGATCCCGGCTTCAGCCGACGCCATGGCCGTCTGCTCATCGAGCCCAACCATCAGCGAACGGCTGGAGCCCTGGATTTCCAGGCGGACGTCGTGGCCGGCCCCGTTGTAGCGGGTGGCTGACACGGTACCCACTGTGCCGTCGTCGAACGTGACCAGTGCCAGCGCCGTGTCCACGTCGCCCACGGCGCCGATGGCCGGATCGCCATTGTTGGAGCCCTTTGCGTAGACCTCCACGATCTCGCGGCCGGTCAGCCAACGGAGGATGTCGAAGTCGTGGACGGAGCAGTCGCGGAACAGTCCGCCGGAACTGGCGAGGAACTCCACGGGCGGCGGCGCCATGTCACAGGTGACGGCGCGCAGGGAGTGGATCCAACCCAGCTCGCCCGCTTGGTAGGCACGCTTGGCCTCAAGATAGCCGTGGTCAAAGCGGCGCTGGTGGCCGATCTGCACCACACCGTTGTTGTCGCGGATGTAGTCCAGCACCGGCAGGGCGTCCGCCACGTTCATGGCCACCGGCTTTTCGCAGAAGACCGGGATTCCGGCGTCCACGCCCACGCGAATCAGTTCGGGGTGGGTTCCGGTCCCCGTTGCGATGACGAGTCCGTCCACGCCGGCGGCGATGAGGTCCTCCACCGAAGGCAGGAAGCCGGCACCGAGGCCGGCAGCAACGCCCTTGGCGTGGTCCTCGGCGACGTCGGTGAGCAGAAGCCTGACGTTGATGCCTTGCGGATTGAGGACTCCATTGAGCGCGGAGATGTTGTTGGCGTGCATGACGCCTATGCGTCCCACTCCGACCAGACCGAGAATGACGTCCTTCATAGTGTTCCTTCGCAAGCAGTACCGGGCCCGGAATCCCGGGCAGACAACAATGTGGGAACGTTCCAACATTGTCTTGCTAGAGTAGGTGAATCCGCATGCCGAGTCAAGACTTTGTATTAACAAACAGGAGGTCACTGTGACTGCCCCCGAACGGAAACGCGCCGCCACCATCCTGGACGTGGCCGCCGCCGCGGGTGTTTCCAAGTCGGTGGTGTCCCTCGTGCTGCGCGGCACGGGCTACGTCAGCGCGGCCAAGCGCACCGCCGTCGAACATGCCGTGCTGGAACTCGGCTACCGTCCGAACGCGGCTGCCCGGGCCCTCGGCGAATCGCGGAGCCGCACCGTGGGCGTGGTACTCAACGACATGCGGAACCCCTGGTTCGTCAGCGCGGTGGAAGGGCTCAACAGCACCCTCAACGAGCTCGGCCTGCAAATGCTGATGGGCGACTTCCGCCTGGACAGCCGCAGCGGCGAATCCCTGCTGAAGAAACTGCTGGAGATGAACATCGAGGCCCTGGTGCTGGTGGGGACCATGCCGGAGAGCCCCGGTTTGACGGCAGCAGCCTTGCAGGTGCCAACCATCGCGCTGGGGGCGCCCAGCGGCCCAGGTGCCAACGTCACCGTCGTGACCAACGACGACGACGCCGGGGCCCGCCTCGCGGTGGCTCATCTGATCGCGCTGGGGCACCGCCGCATCGCCCATGTAGGGGCACCCGCCACCGCCGTCGGGATTGCCCGCCGTCGGGGGTATGAAGCGGAGATGAGGGCCGCCGGCCTGGCGGAGTTCATCCGGACCGTGCCGGGAGACCTGAGCGAAGAGGGCGGCCACCGTGCCGCACTCGAGCTGCTGTCAGTTGTCGACCGGCCCACAGCGGTGTTCGCTGTCAACGACATGGCGGCGCTGGGGGTCCTCTCGGCCGCCGAGGAATGCGGGCTCGCCGTACCTGCCGATCTTTCGGTGGCCGGCTACGACAATACCCCGCTGGCGCGGTTGCGCCGGATCAGCCTGACTTCAGTGGACACGGCCAGTTTTGCCGCCGGGCAGCGGGCGGCCGAACTCCTGATCGCACGACTGGAGCCGGGCAGCACGCTGCCCCCAGACGAACTGTTGGTGCCGACGCTGGAAGTGAGGGGCAGCACCGCCGCCCCTCACCCCTGAACGGCACGCCTATGTCGAGGCGATCTGGACGCTGGCGTCCTGCACCGTGAACGCCGCCCGGAAGGCCGCAAGGGCTTCCTCGTCGTCACCGCTGGCCCAGGCTTCCATACCCACCGTCCCCTCGTAGCCTGCGTCCGCGAGCGCCTTGGCCACGGCCCGGTAGTTGATCTCCCCGGTTCCGGGTTCGCAGCGGCCCGGTACGTCGGCAACCTGGACTTCGCCGATGTGCGGCAGCGCGGTCCGCACGAGCTCGATGAGGTTCCCCTCGCCCAGTTGTGCGTGGTACAGGTCCAGCATGAGCTTCACGTTGGGGTGCCCGGCTGCTTCCACCAACGCCAGGGTGTCCTTGGCGCGGGCGAGCGGGATGCCGGGGTGGTCCAGGACCGTGTTGAGGTTTTCCAGGCAGAACGTCACCCCATACTTCTCCCCCAAGTTGCCGAGCCGTTCCAGGGTCCGCGCGCCGGTGCTCCACATGCGGCCGGTGGACCGGTAGAGGGGGCGGGCCGCCTGGCCATCGATGAGCTCCGCTGGGTGCACCACCATGCGGCTCACGCCGAGCTCCAGGGCTGTGGGAATCAGAGACTCGGCCGTCCGCACCACGTCGTCGGCCGTGTCGGGGTCCACGAGGCTTCCGGAGGTGTACCCGGTCATGGAGGAGAACGCCGCGCCGGTTGCCTTGAGGGCCGGAATGTCCTTGGTCCGCGAATCCCACATCTCGACGTCGAATCCGGCGTCGTGTAGCCGCTGCACCCGTTCCACAAACGGCAGGTCCGTGAAGACCATTTCCGCACAAACGGCCAGCCGCATCAGACGCCGGCCCGGGCGTCGTCGCGGAGCGCCACCGGGGCAGCAGCCACAGCCACCGGACCGCCCTGTTTGACCGATTCGATGCACGCCAGCGCCATGGCCAGCGCGCGGCGGGCGTCTGCGGCGCCGGGGGTGAGGGTGAATGCGCCCGACGGCGGCGGGGTGCCGTCCCGCTGTGCACGAACCGTGGCGGCGAAATCGGCGAGTTCGTCCGTGTAAGCCTGCCGGAAGAGTTCCACGTTGAGGCGCGGCGTGTCCGCGGACAGTCCTTCCGCCGTATAACGCCGGGCCGCCGTCTCGGTGGCCCGGCCGGCCTGGACCATGCCCTTGGAACCGAAGACCTCGCCGCGGATGTCGTAGCCATAGAGAGCACTGAAGTTTGCTTCCGCCACGGCGATGGCGCCGTTGCTGTAGCGGATGGTCACCACCGCGGTGTCCAGGAAGCCCTGATCGCGGAGTTTCGGTTCCACGAGGGCGTCGGCCACGGCATAGACCTCCACCGGCTCGGCGCCTTCATTGAACCAGTTCAGGGTGTCGAAATCGTGAATCAAGGTTTCCAGGAAGACCGTCCACGCGGGGACCCTGGCCGCGTTCGGGATGCTGCCGTTGCCCGGATCGCGGGTCAGCGAGCGCAGGAGCTGCGGCTGCCCGGCGATGCCGGCCGCAAGGTCTTTCTTGGCGGCCTGGAAGTCGTCCGCGTAGCGCCGGTTGAAGCCGATCTGGAAATGCACCCCGGCTTTTTCAACGGCGGCCAGTGCGGCGTCGAGTTCGTCGAGCCCTTGGCCCGCGGGCTTCTCGCAGAAGACGTGCTTCCCCGCTGCGGCAGCCTGGGTGATCAGGGCGGAGTGGAAACGGGCCGGGCTCGCGATCACCACGGCGTCGATCTCCGGATCGGCCAGGATATCCGCGGCGTCGGCCGTGACCTTTGCCGTGCCCAGCGATTGGGCCAGGGCCTGGGCGGATTCCACATTGGGGTCGGCGATGGCCGCAAGGACGGCGCCCGGGACGCGGCGGGCGATGCTTTCGGCATGGAACGCCCCCATCCAGCCGGAGCCGATGAGCCCGACCTTCACGGGTGCGGAGAGTCCTGCGGAGTGCTGTTCGATGTAGGCCATTGGCCAGTCCTTTCGATTGTCAAAACAAAAATGAATCAGAGCCGTGCAGCGTCCTTGTCCGCCAACGTCTCTTCGTCTGGGAACACCACTCCCAGCTGGCGGCGGATCTCGTCGGCCACGTCCAAGGTGCGGATGGATGCTGCCAGCGTCCGCTGGCCGGCCTGTGTCTGCCCGGCGGCCACGGCACGGGCCACGGCCGCCGCTTCGTAGTGCAGTCCCTCGAAGTGGCCGCCGGGCGGTTCCTCATGGCGCAGCCGGGCCCCGTCCGGGAAGCGGACCTCGAAGCCACCGGGCATGTTGAAGGGACCGTCGAAAGTCAGCGTGGCCCTCGAACCGACGATCGTGGCCGAAGTGGGCGTGAAGTTGTGCAGGTGGGTGTTCACCACGGCCTGCGCGCCGCCGGCGAACTGCATGATCGCGGACAGCTGGGCGTTGACCCCGGATTCGTGGGGCTGGCCGATGGCATGCAACTCTTCCGGCAGGCCCAGGACCTCGGTGACCAGGGCCAACGGGTACGTGCCGAGGTCCAGCAGCGGGCCGCCGGCCAGTGCGGGATCGAAGATCCTGTGGCCGCGTTCGAAGTGTTCGCCGTATTCGGCAAAAACCGTGGTGACGGTGCCCAAGGTCCCGGCGTCGAGGATCTGCCGGATCACGTCGAACTTGGGCAGGAAGAAAGTCCACATGGCCTCGGCGGCGAACACCCCGGCGGCTTCGGCCCGTTTGGCGATGTCCTGGGCCTGCGCCGCGTTGAGGCCGATCGGCTTCTCGACCAGAACGTGTTTGCCGGCGTCGAGGGCGAGCACGGCGGCCTGGTGGTGGAAGTTGTGTGGCGTGCAGACGTAGACGATGTCGATGTCCGGGGCGGCGGCCAGCTCCTCGTAGCTGCCGTAGGCCGCGGGCACGCCGAAAGCGTCCGCGAATGCCTTGGACCGGCTGGGCGAACGGGACGCGACGGCAGCGATCACCTGGTCCGTGTGCGCCTGGACGGATTCGGTGAAGCGTTCGGCGATCCAGCCGGGTCCCATGATCCCCCAGCGCAGCACGGGGGCATCCCGCGAACCGGGCACGCGGGAGACCGGCAGGGCAGAGTTGCTCACGAGTAGCTCACTTTCGTGTAGGCGCCGTCGCCGTGCAGGGACTGGATCATGGCCTGGGCCACGAGCGAGGCATTGAGGCCGTCCTGCGCCCCGGCCAGGGGCGGCTGTTCTCCCTTGGCCAGGGCTGAGATCCAGGCCTGCAGCTGCAGGCGGTACGCGTCGGCAAAGCGCGGGCGCCAGTCCGCGGGGATTCCCGTCCGGCTGAGGCCCGCCTGCTGGACGCCCAGCAGTGCGGATTCCTTCAGACCGGTGGTGCCGAGTTCCGAGACAACCTCACAGCTGGTGGTATAGCCATATTGGGCGTTAAGGAACAGCTCCAGTGTGGTCAGCGTGCCGTCGGCGGTTCGGAGCATCATAAAGGCCGGGTCCTGCAACCCGCCCTCGGCATGGCGTGAGCTCCGCCCGGCCTGCCATGACACTTCCGTTATGGGCGAGTCCAACAGCCAGGGAATGATGTCCAGCTCGTGGATGGCCGAATTGGTGATGGCCGATTCGGACGTGGTGCCCGTGCCCGCACCGGCGTTCCGGCTGGTGCAGTGGACCACGAGCGGTTCGCCCTGGGTGCGGTCCTGCACAGACTGGCGCAGGGCCATGTAGCCGGGGTCGAAGCGCCGCATGAAGCCCAGCGACAGCAGCGAAGCCCCGGTGGCAGCCACGATGTCGGCGTCCGCCGCTACCACCTCGAGGCTTTCCAGCAGCGTGGGGGCCAGCGGCTTCTCGCACAGCACCGGGGTCATCGCCTCAAAGCATTCCAGCACCAGCCCGGCGTGCGTGGAGTCGTGGGAGGAAACCACGACGGCGTCCACCTCGCTGGAGTTGATCAGCTCGGAGGGATCGGTGGTGATGCGGGCGGCCGGAGGCGCAGCGGCCGCGGCACGGCCGGCGTCGAGGTCTGCCACAAAAGTGACCTCGGCACCGCCGATGGTGGTGGCGAGGTTCCTGATGTGGTCGGCGCCCATGATTCCGGCGCCAATGACGCCTACCCGGATCGGCATGTTGTCTTCCCGTCTACTTTTCGCTATCTTTGCCGTGACCTTCGCGCCGTGGCACGGCGGGCGGGGCCCGTCCGGTTTTCCGGCGGGCCCCGCCTCGGTCCTGTTACACGTGCCGGGGGCTGCTTTCCGTTGACGTCTCTCGGTTGTGAGTAACGTCAGCGACCTCTGCCTGCACTTCCTTGACCACGTCGCCGTGTCCGCCGAGCTGCTCGAGCTCGTGGGCGAGTTCCGCCAGTTCCGCACCGCCGGCCATCTGGGCGGTGAGCTCGTCCAGGGTGATGTCCTTCTTGTCGTAGTAGCCGATCGACTTGCCGCGCTTGAGCAGGAGGAACCGGTCCCCGACAGGGAAGGCGTGGTGCGGGTTGTGCGTGATGAAGATGACGCCGAGTCCCCGGTCGCGAGCCTGCAGGATGTAGCGGAGCACGACGCCGGACTGCTTGACGCCCAGCGCCGCCGTCGGTTCGTCCAGGATCAGGACCTTTGCGCCGAAGTACACGGCGCGGGCGATCGCGACACACTGGCGCTCACCGCCGGACAGCTGGCCGATGGGCTGTTCCACGTCGCGGAGGTCGATGCCCATCTCGGCAAGTTCCTTGAGCGTGATGGCCTTCATCTTCTCGACGTCCATGCTTTTGAACGGGCCGAAACCGCTGGTCAGCTCCGAACCGAGGAAGAAGTTCCGCCAGATGGGCATCAGGGGCACCACCGCGAGGTCCTGGTAGACGGTGGCGATGCCCACGTCAAGGGCGTCACGGGGCGAACCAAACTTCCGTTCCTCGCCCATGATGTTCAGCACCCCGGCGTCGTGCTGGTGCAGTCCGGCGATGATCTTGATCAGGGTGGACTTGCCCGCACCGTTATCGCCCAGTACGCAGGTGACACGGCCGTTGTCCACGGCCATGGTCACATCGGAGAGGGCGATGATGTTGCCGTAGTGCTTGCCTACTCCGTCGAGGGAGAGCAAGTGGACGGGGGTGTGGGTGAGGGGATCTTTTTCATCCTTGAGCAGGGTCTGTTGGTCGATCTCTTTGGCGTTCATTTCTCCGGCCCCTTTACTTGAGTTCCGCGCGGCGCTTGACGATGAGGTTGATGATGGTGGCCAGCAGCAGCATCAGGCCCAGGAAGAACTTGAACCAGTCGGGGTTCCACTGGGCATAGACGATGCCCTTGTTGGCCATGCCGAAGATGAACGCGCCGATCGCGCCGCCCACCGCCGAACCATAGCCGCCGGTCAGGAGGCACCCGCCGATCACCGCGGCGATGATGTACAGGAACTCGTTGCCCACACCCTCACCGGACTGCACCGTATCGAAAGCGAAGAGGTTGTGCATGCCCAGGATCCAGCCGCAGAAGCCCACGCCCATGAACAATCCGATCTTCGTGGCCTTGACCGGCACACCCACGGCGCGGGCCGCATTCTCGTCCCCGCCGACGGCGAAGATCCAGTTCCCCACCCGGGTCCGCATCAGCACCCAGGTGGCCACGGCGACCAGCGCGATCCAGATGAACACCGTGATCTTGACATCGATGCCGCCAATGGAGACCGAGGACGCGAACACCGCGCGGGCGGAGGCGAAGCCGTCCATGCTGGAGATCGACGGCGACGACACGGAGCCGCCGATCAGCCGGGTCAGGCCCAGGTTCAGGCCGGTCAGCATAAGGAACGTGGCCAGGGTGACGATAAAGCTGGGCAGCTTGGTCTTCATCAAAATCCAGCCATTGATATAACCGATGCCCACGGAGACCACCAGGGCCAGGAGAACCCCGACCCAGATATTCGTGCTGAAGTACCAGCTGAACATCGACGCCGTCAGTGCCGATGAGATCACCGCGACACCGGTGGAAAGATCGAACTCCCCGCCGATCATCAGCAAGGAAACCCCCACCGCCATGATGCCGATCGTGGAACTGCCGTACAGAATGGTCGCCAAGGCATTGGGCTGGGTAAACGTCGGGGAAACCAACGCGAAGAAGACGAACAGGACCACCGCTCCTACGAGCGCGCCGACTTCGGGACGGCCCAGGAGCGTCTGGAGCGGGTTCCGCCGCCCAATTCTCTCATCGCCACGTGGCCCGGCTGCTGAAGCCGGTGCCGGGGGCAGGGTTGCTGTTTTTGCCATAGGAAGAACTCCTTGTTGGTCAGGCCGTGCGGCGGTTGCCCGCCGCACGGCCTGAGTCCCGGATCTAGCGGACGCCCTGCTGGGCGAATTTGAGAACGTCGGAAGCGTTGGACTGGTCAACGATGGTGGGACCGGTCAAGACCGGCTGGCCGCCGCCAAGCTTGAAGCCGCCACGCTTGGCCTGCCACAGCGAGTCGACCGACATGTAGCCCTGGGCCCACGGCTGCTGGTCCACGGTGAAGATCACGTCACCATCCACGATCTTCTGGGCGAGCTCTGCGTTCAGGTCGAAGCTGGCAACCTTCGCAGAGCTGCCGGCGTCCGCGACGGACTTGAGCAGCGTGAGGGTGATCGGTGCGCCGAGGCCAATGATGACGTCTGCATCCTTGGCTGCCTGGAGCTTCGCGGTGGCGGTGGACTGGACGCCGGTCATGTCCTTGCCGTCGACGTAGAGAATCTCCGCACCCGGAACCTTGGCCTTGACGCCTGCGCACCGTGCTTCAAGGCCAACGTGGCCCTGCTGCTGAATGACGCAGACCGGGTGCTTGAAGCCCTGTTCGGCGAGCTTGGTGCCCACCGCCTGGCCGGCAAGCTGCTCATTCGAGCCGAAGTGCGTAAATGCGCCGAGCTGCGCCGACACGGACTCGCCGGCGTTGAGGCTGACCACCGGAATGCCGGCATCGGTGGCCTTCTTCAGGACGTCCTTCAGGGCCTCCGGGGTTGCGAGGGTAACGGCGATGCCGTCGACTTTCTGATCGATGGCCTGCTGGACGAGCTGGGCCTGGCGTCCGGCCTCCGGGTCACTGGTGTAGAGCAGTTCCACGTTGTCTTTCGCTGAGGCCTCCTCGGCACCCTTGCGGACTATGTCCCAGAAGGTGTCGCCTGCCGCGGCGTGGGTGATGAGAGCCACCTTCATGCGGTCTGTGGTGGCCACCTGACCGCCGCCGGCGGCGCCGCCGCCCTCAACCGGCTTCCCGCCCGTGCTGGAGCAGGCGCTGAGTGCCATCATGGGAACAACTGCCGCCACGAGAGCCGCCTTGCGCCAAGAAAAATTAGCCACGTTAATCTCCTTTGATCTCAGGGTCCGGGCTGCCACTCTGCAACCGCCGGAGCACTGTCTACCTCGATCATGGTGATTCAACTCACGAATGTCAATAGTTTGTCCTGACATTAGGATGTTTTTACGTAAGGGAGCCTACTGCGGCCGCCCTAAAATGCCGGCCGCGCCGTGGTCCCGCGAACAACCAGGGCCGGCTCAATCAGCTTGCGTTGCGGGCCAACCGCGGCGTCGCGAATGCGTGCAAGCAGCGCCTTGGCCACATCCACGCCCACCAGATCGCTTCGGTTGTCTACTGAGGTCAGCTCCAGATACCGCGACTTTGCCAGGGTTGAATTGTCGTATCCGATCACGGAGATGTCCGCCGGGACCGCAAGCCCGCGCGCCTTGATGGCACCCAAGGCACCCAAGGCCATGGTGTCATTGGCGGCGAAGATGGCAGTGGTGTCCGGATAGTGGTCCAGCAGCCAGCACGTCGAGGCGTAGCCATCCTCCTCGGACGTGCCGCCCGACTCCCCCGCAATCCGAAGTTCGGCGCCGGACTCCCGGAGCCGGCTGAGGAAGCCCGCGCGCCGGTGCGCAGCGGCACCGCCGGATCCGGAAAGGTGGCCTATCCGGATGTGGCCGAGCCCCAGAAGGTGGCTGGCCGCCATGCCGCCGCCACCGTCGTCGTCGTTGGTAATCAGATCAGCGCCGGCCGGCACACCATCGCGCCACCCAGCCACGACCGTCGGAACCCCCGCCCCAGCCAACATTGACGCGCTTGGCTCCGCCGCTATCACCAGCCCGTCAACGTGCATGGCAAGCAAACCGTCGGCAGCTTCCTGGATGCGGTTCTCCCCGGGCCGGGAATCAGCCAGCA
It encodes:
- a CDS encoding LacI family DNA-binding transcriptional regulator; this encodes MTLHSPKARRPTIYDVAKQAGVSPSLVSLVLQNPARVSDKRREAVQAAISDLGYRPSRAATTLASSRTKSIGLVIDDYRNLWFVDLLRGMESALTEHGYQVMLADSRPGENRIQEAADGLLAMHVDGLVIAAEPSASMLAGAGVPTVVAGWRDGVPAGADLITNDDDGGGGMAASHLLGLGHIRIGHLSGSGGAAAHRRAGFLSRLRESGAELRIAGESGGTSEEDGYASTCWLLDHYPDTTAIFAANDTMALGALGAIKARGLAVPADISVIGYDNSTLAKSRYLELTSVDNRSDLVGVDVAKALLARIRDAAVGPQRKLIEPALVVRGTTARPAF
- a CDS encoding ATP-binding cassette domain-containing protein gives rise to the protein MNAKEIDQQTLLKDEKDPLTHTPVHLLSLDGVGKHYGNIIALSDVTMAVDNGRVTCVLGDNGAGKSTLIKIIAGLHQHDAGVLNIMGEERKFGSPRDALDVGIATVYQDLAVVPLMPIWRNFFLGSELTSGFGPFKSMDVEKMKAITLKELAEMGIDLRDVEQPIGQLSGGERQCVAIARAVYFGAKVLILDEPTAALGVKQSGVVLRYILQARDRGLGVIFITHNPHHAFPVGDRFLLLKRGKSIGYYDKKDITLDELTAQMAGGAELAELAHELEQLGGHGDVVKEVQAEVADVTHNRETSTESSPRHV
- a CDS encoding substrate-binding domain-containing protein, with the protein product MANFSWRKAALVAAVVPMMALSACSSTGGKPVEGGGAAGGGQVATTDRMKVALITHAAAGDTFWDIVRKGAEEASAKDNVELLYTSDPEAGRQAQLVQQAIDQKVDGIAVTLATPEALKDVLKKATDAGIPVVSLNAGESVSAQLGAFTHFGSNEQLAGQAVGTKLAEQGFKHPVCVIQQQGHVGLEARCAGVKAKVPGAEILYVDGKDMTGVQSTATAKLQAAKDADVIIGLGAPITLTLLKSVADAGSSAKVASFDLNAELAQKIVDGDVIFTVDQQPWAQGYMSVDSLWQAKRGGFKLGGGQPVLTGPTIVDQSNASDVLKFAQQGVR
- a CDS encoding ABC transporter permease, with translation MAKTATLPPAPASAAGPRGDERIGRRNPLQTLLGRPEVGALVGAVVLFVFFALVSPTFTQPNALATILYGSSTIGIMAVGVSLLMIGGEFDLSTGVAVISSALTASMFSWYFSTNIWVGVLLALVVSVGIGYINGWILMKTKLPSFIVTLATFLMLTGLNLGLTRLIGGSVSSPSISSMDGFASARAVFASSVSIGGIDVKITVFIWIALVAVATWVLMRTRVGNWIFAVGGDENAARAVGVPVKATKIGLFMGVGFCGWILGMHNLFAFDTVQSGEGVGNEFLYIIAAVIGGCLLTGGYGSAVGGAIGAFIFGMANKGIVYAQWNPDWFKFFLGLMLLLATIINLIVKRRAELK